One part of the Nitrosophilus kaiyonis genome encodes these proteins:
- the panB gene encoding 3-methyl-2-oxobutanoate hydroxymethyltransferase: MKKHTISTLKSIKGKEPIVMITAYDALFARLFEEYADIILVGDSLNMSFLGKSDTLSTTLDQMIYHTNAVCNGAKKSFVVCDMPYGTYIDKKEALKNAIKIYQETKADAVKIEGGVEKAETIKYLTQNGIAVMGHIGLLPQFVRAEGGYKIKGKNEAEIENLLKDAKAIEDAGAFCIVIEGVKSEAAKIVTKHVNIPVIGIGAGKDTDGQVLVWSDMLGFFEEFKPKFVKQYLNGAELVKEAIKKYADEVKNKEFPSEEYEY; the protein is encoded by the coding sequence ATGAAAAAACATACAATATCTACTTTAAAAAGTATAAAAGGCAAAGAGCCAATTGTCATGATAACTGCTTATGATGCGCTTTTTGCAAGACTTTTTGAAGAGTATGCAGACATAATTTTAGTTGGTGATAGTCTAAATATGAGTTTTCTTGGAAAAAGTGATACTCTATCAACAACACTTGATCAAATGATTTATCATACAAATGCAGTATGCAATGGAGCAAAAAAGAGCTTTGTTGTATGTGATATGCCCTATGGAACATATATAGATAAAAAAGAGGCTTTAAAAAATGCTATCAAAATATACCAAGAAACTAAAGCCGATGCTGTAAAAATAGAAGGTGGCGTTGAAAAAGCTGAAACTATAAAATATCTAACTCAAAATGGCATCGCAGTAATGGGCCATATAGGATTACTTCCTCAATTTGTAAGGGCTGAAGGTGGTTATAAAATAAAAGGAAAAAATGAGGCCGAAATTGAAAATCTTCTAAAAGATGCAAAAGCTATAGAAGATGCAGGAGCTTTTTGTATTGTAATAGAAGGAGTAAAATCTGAAGCTGCAAAAATAGTTACAAAGCATGTTAATATTCCAGTAATTGGTATAGGAGCAGGAAAAGATACTGATGGTCAGGTTTTAGTATGGTCTGATATGCTTGGATTTTTTGAAGAGTTTAAACCAAAATTTGTAAAACAGTATTTAAATGGAGCCGAATTGGTTAAAGAAGCTATAAAAAAATATGCAGATGAAGTAAAAAACAAAGAATTTCCAAGTGAAGAGTATGAATATTAG
- the ruvB gene encoding Holliday junction branch migration DNA helicase RuvB, translating into MERIVEIEKFSDEGGFESSLRPSRWDEYIGQEKIKKNLQVFIKASKKREEALDHILFFGPPGLGKTTLAHIIAQEMQSNIKITAAPMIEKSGDLAAILTNLEEGDILFIDEIHRLSPAIEEILYPAMEDFRLDIIIGSGPAAQTIKIDIPRFTLIGATTRAGMLSNPLRDRFGMHFRMQFYSPNELAKIISNACLKLNKTIEEDAALEIAKRSRGTPRVALRLLKRVRDFAEVENEDIIKIDRTKIALNELGVNEKGFDELDIKLLKLLASSKGRPLGLSTIAAALSEDEGTIEDVIEPYLLANGYIERTARGRVATIKTYELLKLSPKIQDTLF; encoded by the coding sequence ATGGAAAGAATAGTAGAGATTGAAAAATTTAGTGATGAGGGAGGATTTGAAAGCTCTCTTAGACCTTCAAGATGGGATGAATATATAGGTCAAGAAAAGATCAAAAAAAATCTGCAAGTTTTCATAAAAGCTAGTAAAAAAAGAGAAGAAGCTTTAGATCATATTCTATTTTTTGGACCTCCAGGGCTTGGAAAAACAACATTAGCTCATATAATAGCTCAAGAGATGCAATCCAATATAAAAATAACAGCAGCTCCTATGATAGAAAAAAGTGGAGATTTAGCTGCAATTTTAACAAATTTGGAAGAGGGAGATATTCTTTTTATTGATGAGATACATAGACTCTCTCCAGCAATAGAAGAGATCCTTTATCCTGCTATGGAAGATTTTAGACTTGATATCATAATAGGAAGCGGTCCTGCAGCACAGACTATAAAAATAGATATTCCAAGATTTACATTAATTGGTGCAACAACAAGAGCTGGAATGTTAAGCAACCCTTTAAGAGATAGATTTGGTATGCATTTTAGAATGCAATTTTATTCACCTAATGAGCTTGCAAAAATTATAAGCAATGCCTGTTTGAAACTAAATAAAACTATAGAAGAAGATGCTGCTTTAGAAATTGCAAAAAGAAGTAGAGGTACCCCAAGAGTGGCTCTTAGACTTTTAAAAAGAGTAAGAGATTTTGCTGAAGTTGAAAATGAAGATATTATAAAGATAGATAGAACAAAGATTGCTTTAAATGAACTTGGAGTAAATGAAAAAGGTTTTGATGAACTCGATATAAAGCTTTTAAAACTTCTTGCATCATCTAAAGGAAGACCTTTAGGACTTAGTACTATTGCTGCTGCATTGAGCGAAGATGAGGGGACCATTGAAGATGTAATTGAGCCTTATCTTTTAGCAAATGGCTATATTGAAAGAACAGCTAGAGGAAGAGTTGCAACTATTAAGACTTATGAGCTTTTGAAACTTTCACCAAAAATTCAAGATACTCTTTTTTGA
- a CDS encoding AI-2E family transporter: MKPIHFLGILTLITGYFTYKVFYPFLETIVIAVLLSIATYKINFYFLEKFKNKTFSATLSTILIAILFFAPIVYLITTAATTIAHMDIDNIKDIYHNIYNWINEFISKNEYLKNTNITEYLEKIDLNAAVNKLVNIASFLAAKSAKFLKDIVLILIFYFFANMYGKDVLLYFQKIMPLSKYESTKIFESLANVMGVVFSSILATAFFEGVLFGIIAQIYGYDGLMFGILYGFASLIPVIGGILMWLPLSIHQFAIGNTSAAIIIAIYSIVIISIIADTFIKPIIIKYIDTILIKKEVFINELLVFFAIVAGLASYGFWGMIIGPAVLTLFISIINIYPEISKSENNKC; the protein is encoded by the coding sequence ATGAAACCTATACATTTTTTAGGAATATTAACTCTTATAACTGGATATTTTACATACAAAGTTTTTTATCCTTTTTTAGAAACTATAGTTATCGCAGTACTTCTTTCTATTGCTACATATAAAATAAATTTTTATTTTCTTGAAAAATTTAAAAATAAAACTTTTTCTGCAACCTTAAGCACCATTCTTATTGCGATTTTATTTTTTGCTCCTATAGTATATCTTATTACAACAGCTGCTACTACAATAGCACATATGGATATAGATAATATAAAAGATATTTATCATAATATTTACAACTGGATAAATGAATTTATTTCAAAAAATGAATATCTTAAAAACACAAATATTACTGAATATCTTGAAAAAATTGATTTAAATGCAGCTGTAAATAAACTTGTAAATATAGCATCTTTTTTAGCTGCAAAAAGTGCAAAATTTTTAAAAGATATAGTTTTGATACTTATTTTTTACTTCTTTGCTAATATGTATGGGAAAGATGTTCTTTTATATTTTCAAAAAATTATGCCACTTAGTAAATATGAAAGTACAAAAATATTTGAATCATTAGCAAATGTAATGGGAGTTGTTTTTAGCTCTATTCTTGCAACTGCATTTTTTGAAGGTGTGTTATTTGGAATTATTGCACAAATTTATGGATATGATGGATTAATGTTTGGAATACTTTATGGATTTGCATCATTAATCCCTGTTATTGGTGGGATTTTAATGTGGCTTCCTCTGTCAATACATCAATTTGCAATAGGAAATACTTCAGCTGCAATTATTATTGCAATTTACTCTATCGTTATAATATCAATAATTGCAGACACATTTATAAAACCAATAATTATAAAATATATTGATACTATTTTGATTAAAAAAGAGGTTTTTATTAATGAGCTTTTGGTATTTTTTGCTATTGTTGCTGGCCTTGCAAGTTACGGATTTTGGGGTATGATTATCGGACCTGCTGTTTTAACTCTTTTTATATCTATTATAAATATATATCCAGAGATAAGTAAGAGTGAAAATAATAAATGCTAA
- the lgt gene encoding prolipoprotein diacylglyceryl transferase: protein MEFWQHIYEHFDPIAFYIFNYPVHWYGIMYVLALLTALFFAEYIVKKDRFPISKKELESYFVYVEIGVIFGARLGYIIFYDTHTYYYLTHPWQIFNPFMDGVFVGIRGMSYHGALIGFLIATYLYSRKFKKDFWLLMDLVAISVPLGYIFGRIGNFLNQELIGRVTDVPWGIYVNGTLRHPSQLYEALLEGFLTFLIIYLYRKRKRFNGELILLYGFLYGFFRFIAEFFRAPDIQLGFICCGWMTMGQVLSLLMIIVSIILYIILYRKSVLRRKNG, encoded by the coding sequence ATGGAGTTTTGGCAGCATATTTATGAACATTTTGATCCAATAGCATTTTATATATTTAATTATCCCGTACATTGGTATGGGATAATGTATGTATTAGCTCTTTTAACTGCACTCTTTTTTGCTGAATATATTGTTAAAAAAGATAGATTTCCTATATCAAAAAAAGAGTTGGAAAGCTATTTTGTTTATGTAGAAATTGGAGTTATATTTGGAGCAAGGCTTGGATATATCATTTTTTATGATACACATACATACTATTATCTAACACACCCTTGGCAAATTTTCAATCCATTTATGGATGGAGTTTTTGTAGGCATTAGAGGTATGAGTTATCATGGAGCATTAATTGGATTTTTAATTGCTACTTATTTATACTCTCGAAAATTTAAAAAAGATTTTTGGCTTTTAATGGATTTGGTTGCAATATCTGTGCCACTAGGATATATTTTTGGAAGAATTGGTAACTTTTTAAATCAAGAATTAATAGGGAGAGTAACTGATGTACCTTGGGGAATATATGTAAATGGAACTCTAAGACATCCATCACAACTATATGAGGCACTTTTAGAAGGTTTTTTAACATTTTTGATAATTTACCTGTATAGAAAGAGAAAACGTTTTAATGGTGAACTTATTTTATTGTATGGATTTTTATACGGATTTTTTAGATTTATAGCTGAATTTTTCAGAGCCCCAGATATTCAGCTTGGATTTATATGTTGTGGATGGATGACAATGGGACAGGTTTTATCTTTGCTTATGATAATTGTTTCAATAATTTTGTATATTATTTTATATAGAAAAAGTGTTTTAAGGAGGAAAAATGGATAA
- a CDS encoding carbonic anhydrase has protein sequence MNKKFLIGLGCFISLLYADINQVAINATKSVQQRINHSHWSYSGDSGPEYWGDLKDEYFMCKEGKNQSPINLNNMVEANLPKLNINYSGNAESIINNGHTIQVNTLGKNSIIMDGIKFTLKQFHFHTPSENKIDGKQYPMEAHFVHADKNGNLLVLALMYEEGEEENRGLKKVIEQLPKEKHHKEALKEMFNPGDLLPKKLDYYRFNGSLTTPPCSEGVRWIVIKKPVIATKAQLDVMRKILGKNNRPIQPLNARVILK, from the coding sequence ATGAATAAAAAATTTTTAATTGGTTTAGGATGTTTTATATCTTTATTATATGCTGATATAAATCAAGTAGCTATAAATGCTACAAAATCGGTTCAACAAAGAATCAATCATTCTCATTGGAGTTACAGTGGAGATAGTGGTCCAGAATATTGGGGAGATTTAAAAGATGAATATTTTATGTGTAAAGAGGGAAAAAATCAATCCCCAATTAATTTAAATAATATGGTTGAAGCAAATCTTCCTAAATTAAATATTAACTATTCTGGTAATGCAGAAAGCATAATAAATAATGGACATACAATTCAAGTAAATACTTTGGGTAAAAATAGTATTATCATGGATGGTATAAAATTTACATTAAAACAGTTTCATTTTCATACGCCAAGTGAAAATAAAATAGATGGTAAACAATATCCTATGGAAGCCCATTTTGTTCATGCAGATAAAAATGGAAATCTTTTAGTTTTAGCTTTAATGTATGAAGAGGGTGAAGAAGAAAATAGAGGATTAAAAAAAGTAATAGAACAGCTTCCAAAAGAAAAACATCATAAAGAGGCTTTAAAAGAGATGTTTAATCCTGGAGATTTGCTTCCAAAAAAACTTGATTATTATAGATTTAATGGTTCTTTAACAACTCCTCCATGTAGTGAAGGCGTTAGATGGATAGTTATTAAAAAACCTGTAATAGCAACTAAAGCACAATTAGATGTGATGAGAAAAATTTTAGGTAAAAACAATAGACCAATTCAGCCATTAAATGCAAGGGTTATCTTAAAATAG
- a CDS encoding (Fe-S)-binding protein, which translates to MFNFTKISDECIKCGKCIPTCTIHQVNPDEVTSPRGFIELLGDYQKGELELDKNAKNIFESCFLCTNCVDVCPNSLPTDMVIEEVRADIAKKYGIAWYKRAFFWLLRHRWAMDLASKLGYVFKSCAVKEDKKRRGLIPRFNLPMIKKDRLLPSISSKSFLNSYPEVVRNPNSNKRVAIFIGCLANYNYTEIGDSLVYILKELGYEIFIPKKQKCCAAPAYFTGDFDTVEYLTKKNIEYFESFIDDVEAIIVPEATCSAMIKHDWEVFFKNREMLDWAERAKKLNKKIFMATEWLYKYTNLENILKEKGANLDISVTYHDPCHARKVQGIYKEPRELLNKNFKLIEMSDSNRCCGFGGVTIQSEKFHLAQAAGKPKAAMIKDTKAEIVAAECSACRVQLSNALYQNGVDTVFKNPLELIAKSLKRGNNE; encoded by the coding sequence TTGTTTAACTTTACTAAAATAAGTGATGAATGTATAAAGTGTGGTAAATGTATTCCAACTTGTACTATTCACCAGGTAAATCCAGATGAAGTTACAAGTCCAAGGGGATTTATTGAACTTCTTGGAGATTATCAAAAAGGTGAATTAGAGCTTGATAAAAATGCAAAAAATATTTTTGAGAGCTGTTTTTTATGTACAAATTGTGTTGATGTTTGTCCAAATTCTCTCCCTACAGATATGGTTATTGAAGAAGTTAGGGCTGATATCGCAAAAAAGTATGGAATAGCTTGGTATAAAAGAGCATTTTTTTGGCTTTTAAGACATAGATGGGCTATGGATTTAGCAAGTAAGCTAGGGTATGTTTTTAAAAGTTGTGCAGTTAAAGAGGATAAAAAAAGAAGAGGGCTTATTCCAAGATTTAATCTTCCAATGATAAAAAAAGATAGACTTCTCCCATCTATTTCAAGTAAAAGCTTTTTAAATAGCTATCCAGAAGTTGTTCGAAATCCGAACTCGAACAAAAGAGTAGCAATTTTTATTGGCTGTTTGGCAAATTATAACTATACAGAGATTGGCGATTCTTTAGTTTATATTTTAAAAGAGTTGGGATATGAGATATTTATTCCAAAAAAACAGAAATGTTGTGCAGCTCCTGCATATTTTACAGGAGATTTTGATACTGTAGAATATTTAACTAAAAAAAATATAGAGTATTTTGAGAGTTTTATAGATGATGTAGAAGCGATAATTGTTCCAGAAGCTACATGTAGCGCTATGATCAAACATGATTGGGAAGTGTTTTTTAAAAATAGAGAAATGCTAGATTGGGCTGAAAGAGCAAAAAAATTAAATAAAAAAATATTTATGGCTACAGAATGGCTTTATAAATATACAAATTTAGAAAATATCTTAAAAGAAAAAGGTGCAAATCTTGATATTAGCGTTACATATCACGATCCTTGTCATGCAAGAAAAGTTCAAGGGATTTATAAAGAGCCAAGAGAGCTTTTAAATAAAAATTTTAAACTTATTGAGATGAGTGATTCAAACAGATGTTGTGGATTTGGAGGAGTTACTATTCAAAGTGAAAAATTTCATTTAGCCCAAGCTGCGGGGAAGCCAAAAGCCGCTATGATTAAAGATACCAAAGCTGAGATTGTTGCAGCAGAGTGCAGTGCTTGTAGAGTGCAACTAAGCAATGCTTTATATCAAAATGGAGTTGATACAGTTTTTAAAAATCCACTTGAATTAATAGCTAAATCTTTGAAAAGGGGTAATAATGAATAA
- the hemN gene encoding oxygen-independent coproporphyrinogen III oxidase codes for MIDFKKYVKYAKPGPRYTSYPTAVEFSEKFTYDRYIQKLKSQNPKRPLSLYFHLPFCRSACYFCGCNVVFTSKEEKKDRYIKYLKKEMDILKRFLKTDREVIQLHFGGGTPTFFSAEQLKEIIDYIKKTFPNFSKDAEISCEIDPRFLTKEQMDILVEGGFNRVSFGVQDFNEMVQEAVHRKQSFEITKKAVDLAREAGIRSINIDLIYGLPYQTLDSFKETLELTLKLDPDRLAIFNYAHVPWLKKTMRKIDETTLPSPEEKLKILKYIIDFWTSHGYKMIGMDHFAKPEDELFKAIEKGELHRNFQGYTTKGGADLIGIGLTSIGEGEDYYAQNFKDMKYYENAIDEDKLPYWRGVELSEDDRIRKAVIMELMANFKLDIKKIEKDFHINFKEYFKDSLKELEEFEKEELLKITDNAIEVSQTGAMLIRNIAMAFDAYLKKHGEGKKVFSKTV; via the coding sequence ATGATAGATTTTAAAAAGTATGTAAAATATGCAAAACCTGGTCCAAGATATACAAGTTATCCAACAGCAGTTGAGTTTAGTGAAAAATTTACTTATGATAGATATATTCAAAAATTAAAATCTCAAAATCCTAAAAGGCCTCTATCGCTATATTTTCATCTTCCATTTTGTAGAAGTGCTTGTTATTTTTGTGGATGCAATGTTGTTTTTACCTCAAAAGAGGAGAAAAAAGATAGATATATAAAATATCTAAAAAAAGAGATGGATATTTTAAAAAGATTTTTAAAAACAGATAGAGAGGTTATTCAGCTTCATTTTGGTGGAGGAACACCAACATTTTTTAGTGCAGAGCAGTTAAAAGAGATAATAGATTATATAAAAAAGACTTTCCCAAATTTTAGTAAAGATGCTGAAATTAGTTGTGAAATAGATCCAAGATTTTTAACTAAAGAGCAGATGGATATATTAGTAGAAGGCGGATTTAATAGGGTTAGTTTTGGTGTACAAGATTTTAATGAAATGGTTCAAGAAGCAGTTCATAGAAAGCAGAGCTTTGAAATAACAAAAAAAGCAGTTGATTTAGCAAGAGAAGCAGGAATAAGAAGTATAAATATAGATCTTATTTATGGTCTTCCTTATCAAACATTAGATAGTTTTAAAGAGACTCTAGAGCTTACTTTAAAGCTTGATCCAGATAGACTAGCTATTTTTAATTATGCTCATGTTCCTTGGCTTAAAAAGACAATGAGAAAAATTGATGAAACAACTCTTCCATCTCCTGAAGAGAAATTAAAAATTTTAAAATATATTATTGATTTTTGGACAAGCCATGGATATAAGATGATTGGAATGGATCATTTTGCAAAACCTGAAGATGAGCTTTTTAAAGCAATAGAAAAAGGCGAGCTTCATAGAAATTTCCAAGGTTATACAACAAAAGGTGGAGCTGATTTGATTGGTATTGGTCTAACAAGTATTGGTGAAGGCGAAGATTATTATGCACAAAATTTTAAAGATATGAAATATTATGAAAATGCTATAGATGAAGATAAGCTTCCTTATTGGAGAGGAGTTGAATTAAGCGAAGATGATAGAATAAGAAAAGCTGTTATTATGGAGCTCATGGCAAATTTTAAGCTTGATATTAAAAAAATTGAAAAAGATTTTCATATAAATTTCAAAGAGTATTTTAAAGACTCTCTAAAAGAGTTAGAAGAGTTTGAAAAAGAAGAGCTTTTAAAAATAACTGATAATGCTATAGAAGTTAGTCAAACAGGGGCTATGCTTATTAGAAATATAGCTATGGCTTTTGATGCTTATCTTAAAAAACATGGTGAAGGTAAGAAGGTATTTAGTAAGACTGTTTAG
- a CDS encoding DUF2603 domain-containing protein: MQLKNLNGENLLQNINKMANELGIPSPENITVVKISNTQDPDKKTLELIQGAWDSKAPWFVIGDDNKVYVLSSIESIMELINSLKKTKYENFNLKLEKAILENLPVDFNDVWVVAMQEIQNRLAKSKNKHLLDIDIKKLIKDIKKNHPNLFLKLKDLGFSQQNE; this comes from the coding sequence GTGCAGTTAAAAAATTTAAATGGAGAAAATCTTTTACAAAATATAAATAAAATGGCAAATGAACTTGGTATTCCAAGCCCAGAAAATATAACTGTAGTTAAAATAAGTAATACTCAAGATCCAGATAAAAAAACTTTAGAACTTATTCAAGGAGCTTGGGACTCAAAAGCACCTTGGTTTGTAATAGGAGATGATAATAAAGTATATGTTTTATCCTCAATTGAATCTATTATGGAACTTATAAACTCATTAAAAAAGACAAAATATGAAAATTTTAATTTAAAGCTTGAAAAAGCTATTTTAGAAAACTTGCCAGTTGATTTTAATGATGTTTGGGTTGTTGCAATGCAAGAGATACAAAATAGATTAGCAAAAAGCAAAAACAAGCATCTTTTAGATATTGATATTAAAAAACTTATAAAAGATATTAAAAAAAATCATCCAAATCTATTCTTAAAACTTAAAGATTTAGGCTTTTCTCAGCAAAATGAATAG
- the argF gene encoding ornithine carbamoyltransferase, which produces MRHFLTLKSFSKEEILEIIKIAQNIKAETKRGEFVPYLEGQTLAMIFEKSSTRTRVSFEVGIYQLGGIGLFLSKNDIQMGRGEPIKDTARVISRMCDMVMIRTYEQEKIEEFAKYSKVPVINGLTDDYHPVQLMADYLTMIEYGKSENPIVAYIGDGNNMAHSWLILASKLGFELRVATPKGYEPKEEIVNDALSFAKESGAKIVLLNDPKEAVKDADVVTTDTWISMGQEDEKEKRVKDFQGYMVDKNLMNLAKKDAIFLHCLPAYRGYEVSEEVFEEHANEIFDEAENRLHAQKGIMVWLDKHKII; this is translated from the coding sequence TTGCGACATTTTTTAACACTCAAAAGTTTTTCAAAAGAAGAGATTTTAGAGATTATAAAAATAGCCCAAAATATAAAAGCTGAAACAAAAAGAGGCGAGTTTGTTCCATATCTTGAAGGTCAGACTCTTGCAATGATTTTTGAAAAAAGCTCAACAAGAACACGTGTTAGTTTTGAAGTTGGAATATATCAGCTTGGAGGAATTGGACTTTTTTTAAGTAAAAATGATATTCAGATGGGCAGAGGAGAGCCTATAAAAGATACAGCAAGAGTAATTTCAAGAATGTGTGATATGGTTATGATTAGAACTTATGAGCAAGAAAAGATTGAAGAGTTTGCAAAATATAGTAAAGTTCCTGTGATAAATGGTTTAACTGATGATTATCATCCGGTTCAATTAATGGCTGATTATTTAACAATGATTGAATATGGCAAAAGCGAAAACCCTATAGTTGCTTATATTGGTGATGGAAATAATATGGCTCATTCTTGGCTAATATTAGCAAGTAAGCTTGGATTTGAACTTAGAGTTGCAACTCCTAAAGGTTATGAACCAAAAGAAGAAATTGTAAATGATGCACTTTCTTTTGCAAAGGAAAGCGGAGCTAAAATAGTTTTATTAAATGATCCAAAAGAGGCTGTTAAAGATGCAGATGTAGTTACAACTGATACTTGGATTAGTATGGGACAAGAGGATGAAAAAGAGAAAAGAGTAAAAGATTTTCAAGGATATATGGTTGATAAAAATTTGATGAATTTAGCAAAAAAAGATGCAATTTTTCTTCACTGCCTTCCAGCATATAGAGGCTATGAAGTAAGTGAAGAGGTTTTTGAAGAGCATGCAAATGAGATATTTGATGAGGCTGAAAATAGACTGCATGCTCAAAAGGGTATAATGGTTTGGTTGGATAAACATAAAATAATTTAA
- the hemB gene encoding porphobilinogen synthase, which yields MFKRFRRLRINPVLRDLVQEVHLSVNDFIYPLFVKAGEDYKKEIDSMPGVYQMSIEHILKECENLKDLGIKAIILFGIPEVKDSIGSDALCEHGVIANAVREIKKAHPDMFVVTDLCFCEYTEHGHCGILDPVLKTVDNDATLKILGEQAIIHAKAGADMIAPSGMMDGMITAIRDALDKAGFVNLPIMSYSTKFASSYYGPFRDVAESAPSFGDRRSYQMNPANRREAILESLEDEIEGADILMVKPALAYLDIVRDIRENTKLPLAVYNVSGEYSMLKMAAKAGVIDYEKVMMETMISFKRAGADIIISYHAKEVAKLLK from the coding sequence ATGTTTAAAAGATTTAGAAGGCTTAGAATAAATCCAGTTTTAAGAGATTTAGTTCAAGAGGTTCATTTAAGTGTAAATGATTTTATATATCCTCTGTTTGTAAAAGCAGGGGAAGATTATAAAAAAGAGATTGATTCAATGCCTGGTGTATACCAAATGAGTATTGAACATATTTTAAAAGAGTGTGAAAATTTAAAAGATCTTGGTATAAAAGCTATTATTTTATTTGGTATTCCAGAAGTTAAAGATAGTATTGGAAGTGATGCATTATGTGAACATGGTGTAATAGCAAATGCAGTTAGAGAAATTAAAAAAGCTCATCCAGATATGTTTGTTGTGACAGATCTGTGTTTTTGTGAATATACAGAGCATGGACATTGTGGTATTTTAGATCCTGTATTAAAAACGGTTGATAATGATGCAACTTTAAAAATACTTGGTGAGCAGGCAATTATTCATGCAAAGGCTGGTGCAGATATGATTGCTCCAAGTGGAATGATGGATGGTATGATAACTGCTATTAGAGATGCTTTAGATAAAGCAGGATTTGTAAATCTTCCTATAATGAGTTACTCTACAAAATTTGCAAGTAGCTATTATGGACCTTTTAGGGATGTTGCTGAATCTGCTCCAAGTTTTGGAGATAGAAGAAGCTATCAAATGAATCCAGCAAATAGAAGAGAAGCGATTTTAGAAAGTTTAGAAGATGAGATTGAAGGTGCAGATATTTTGATGGTAAAACCAGCCCTTGCCTATCTTGATATTGTAAGAGATATAAGAGAAAATACAAAACTGCCTTTGGCTGTTTATAATGTAAGTGGAGAATATTCAATGCTTAAAATGGCAGCAAAGGCCGGTGTAATTGATTATGAAAAAGTTATGATGGAGACAATGATTAGTTTTAAAAGGGCAGGTGCTGATATAATTATCAGTTATCATGCGAAAGAAGTTGCCAAGTTATTAAAGTAG
- the ribA gene encoding GTP cyclohydrolase II — protein MKVKISEIANLPTKYGNFKIQCFKENHKEHLVIFTQNLPEIPVVRVHSECLTGDTLGSKKCDCGEQLEFALKYIAKNGGMVIYLRQEGRNIGLLNKVNAYALQDKGFDTIEANHQLGFSADERTYEMVEYILNHFNIKKIKLLTNNPKKIESLKDIQIVERIPVKVEPNPHNKDYLKIKKEKMGHLL, from the coding sequence ATGAAGGTAAAAATCTCTGAAATTGCAAATCTTCCAACAAAATATGGAAATTTTAAGATTCAATGTTTTAAAGAAAACCATAAAGAACATCTTGTTATTTTTACGCAAAATCTTCCAGAAATTCCAGTTGTTAGAGTACATTCTGAATGTCTAACTGGTGATACTCTTGGCAGTAAAAAGTGTGATTGTGGAGAACAGCTTGAATTTGCCCTAAAATATATTGCAAAAAATGGAGGTATGGTTATATATCTTAGACAAGAGGGAAGAAATATTGGACTTTTAAACAAAGTAAATGCTTATGCTCTGCAAGATAAAGGCTTTGATACAATTGAAGCAAATCATCAACTTGGATTTAGTGCAGATGAGAGAACATATGAGATGGTTGAATATATATTAAACCATTTTAATATTAAAAAAATAAAACTTTTAACAAATAATCCAAAAAAGATAGAGAGTTTAAAAGATATTCAAATAGTTGAAAGAATTCCAGTCAAAGTTGAACCAAACCCACATAATAAAGATTATCTAAAAATAAAAAAAGAAAAAATGGGGCATCTGCTTTAG